Part of the Zonotrichia albicollis isolate bZonAlb1 chromosome 2, bZonAlb1.hap1, whole genome shotgun sequence genome, TTCCCCCTTGCTTTAGCTCTACAGCAGCCATCAGTACGTTTCAGAGCACTGGTCTTagaaaatattctgttttcTGCAGTCCACTTTGTGCAGGACTAAGTAGGCCCTGTAGTCCTCGTACTTGAATTTCAGACCCTCAGTACATCACGTGCAATACAAAGTGGGTGGAGGGTGGTGGATAATGTTTTGAGATTGGAGATGGGGGCTCAAGATAGACTGGGACATTCAGGGAGCAGGCACAAGAATACAGACAGGTAGAGACAGGGCTCATGCGCTCCTTGGCATACATTCCTTCTCACTTCAGCACCTTTCTGTCTTTCTTATTTTGCATCAGGAGCAAACTATTCAGTCTTCACAAGGCTGCTGGTAAGGcatatattttttaatgcagCTGTTCTTGCCTGAACACCATCCTGTGGTGTACTTTTTTCTTTGGAGGAGAATCTGGGAGTAGAAGCACACCCCGCTGTAAATTGTGTGATCACATCACCTCAGCATGTTGCTGTTTTGCACATGCATACTTCAGTGGGGAGATTTACATCTCTCCAATCTGCTTAATACCTTTTCTTATGCCGTGGACAGAAAACCCTATACATATCCATTTTTCTCTGCCCCTTTTTAAAAGAGACACTAGTCTTGTTTGGCTGGAATAGGGTATTTGTAACAGAAAAATGTGTAGGTGGTCTGTCTTACTCCTTCTCTGTGGAGGAAATGTTATTATTTATCAGATCTCAAGACAGTTATAGTCTGTAAATAATATTTTGTAAATAAAcctgtggcagagcagggtgtgTTGGAATTCTTTGGCTTATTTCAAATGTGATTGAGACCTTTAGCATACATATCATGAGTCCCAGCAGGGTCCTTACATACATGTTTAGTTGTTTGAGCCAATGGTCTTTGTCCATTTAACTGCAGATGTAACATGGAAGTGCAATTGCATTAGGATTAAAGGATACCTTTGTAGCTGATCACTTCAGATTTGTTTTTCAACCCATTTGCAGGCTAGGCATATCTTTCTGATCCATTGTTTTACAGATCCTGTGATTATTCCTAAATCATAAATATTAGCAACTACTGCTGTGCTTGATGAAATACCTATGAGTAGTACTTCTTTCTCCTGCAGACTAGACTGTCCAGGAGAAAGTCTCAGGAACATCACtgagaatttttctttctcccacTCAGGAAGAGTAGCTACCtcaagatttatttttcaagtCTAGGTTGGTGAAGGTGAGTGCTACACATTCAGCAATGTGACTTGCTAGAGATAACAGTTTCCATAACTGTATAATGCTCTAAATTCTTAAGGCTATAAATTAacagtgctgcttctgggaagGCCTTGCTTAACCATAGATGACAGGAGGGCTAGGAAGCAGAGATCCAAAGAACTGCAACCTGGTGCAAGAAAGCTGGTTTCCATTCAACACAGACCATGGCTACTCAAGTCACTGTAACTATAGCAAGAGGGAGAGCTGAAAAGCAAAGCTCTGAGTTTTTAGTAGTTTTTAGTACCAGTCTTTATTCAGCTCTAGTTTTTAGTATCAGTCTTAACAATAGATGTCTTTAACATAAAGTACAGGTAGCCAGTAAAGTTGCTACCTGGCAGATACCCAGGCTAGCAGATAAGCCCTGATGAGGCTGACACAAGATTATGAGCTTGTGTCACGCACATGTAAACTTTGGCTTGTCACTGCAGGTGATAGGGAAGTGGGAGTGGTTGATCCATCAGGTACCTGTGCTACCACACAGAGGCACCTTAACACAGGGGAGAAATGAGAAGAGAGGTGATTCAGTAAGTTGAGCCAAGGGAAAGGCAGAGCCTCACAACTGGGGAAAAATAGTCACAGGTGCCAGTACAAGTTGGGGACTGGAAGGCAATTTTGGAAGAAAGGACTTGCTGGTCATTGTGAACAGCAAGTTGCACCTGAGCCCTTTAGCAAAACAAGACAACAGTACCTGGGCTGCATTTCAACTAATGCATCACCAGTAACTGGAAGGAGGCAATTATTCCTCTTTATTTAAGCATTGGTCAGACACCTGAAGTGATGTGTCCAATTTTGGAGTTCCCAGTACAAAAAAGGATATAAACTTAATGGAACTAGTCCAGTGAAAAGCTACTGTGCTTTTGAAGGGATTAGAGCATCTGACAAACAGGGAGAGGTTGAGAGAGCTGGAAGCTGTTCAGCCTCAAGAGAAGAATGTTTGGGTGGCTTTTATCATTGTGTATAAATACCTGATGGGAGTAAAAGAGGAGCCAGACATTCCTCAGTAGTATCCAGTGAAAGAAGCAGCTGTGAGAACACACCAAAATGCAGTACATACTTTTTGAAGGTGAGAAAAACTTACTGTGAGAGTTGTTAACACTGGAACAGATTATCCAGATCTCGTCCTTTAAGGTATTAAAAAGCAACCTGCTGTGGTTGACCCTGCTCTAGGCAgggaggtcccttccaacttcaAGTGTTAGGAGCTGCTGAATCAGCTGGCCTGGTAGTGAAAAGGCTGTTCAGTTCCATGTCCTCAGGGTACAGCCAGTAGCAAGCCTGAGCATGTATTCCCAATAGGCACTCATGCACAGAAAATCCCCAAGTCTATAATGGGTGCACGTCTATAAACGCACACACCGTGCATGACTGGCCGGAGGCAGAGAGCACAGCAGACATGCAAGCACAGCACAAACAGCCTAATCCTCTTCCCAGCTCTGGCTGATCAGGATGAACCTGTTAGAGGGAAACACATACAAGCACACAATGGATCCCTCTAGTGCCCAAGACCAGCCATCCTGCAGCTGGCTCCAAGCCCTGGAACCTGAGCCGCTCTCCTCAGTTGCTGGCACCAGGATAAGCAAATCCTCAAGGCCTGCAGCCCATGcagacatgcacacacacacacaccctggaGCCCTCCAGGAATTAGCCTTAGGCATTGGCTCTACCCAGCAGCTGGCTCCAGGACTCCCTGGTCTCCCAGTGTCCTCACGCTCAGATGCAAATTCTCTTTCAGCTGGTCTCCAAACCCATGAGTGGCTCCCAAGAGATTGAGCAGCTCACTCCCACACGTCTTCACAGCATTTAGCCAGACCACATCCCAGCTCTCAAATCTCTTACCTTACACACTAGCTACTCTGACTTGATTTTGCTGGCAGTAACACAAGGACATACACACCCCCACAAAATACATACACTCAGGCCTGTCCAGTTGCTGGCATTCAGATCCCTTTGCACTGAACAGATCCCATACAgaggaaaacaacaaaaacgCTACTATGAATGCAGGACAGATTGCAGTGATGACACACAGGGCATGGCCAGACAAGTGTACTGTGTACGTGCAGCCACCTCCTCCTGTGCCTTCTTCCTGTCAGTTTTTCCCCGTGGCACTTCCCATCCTTTATCACTCCTGTTTCCTGCCTTTGGCATGGAATGTGTAGGGGGGAGATCAATCAGAGGGGAAACTTCCCTTTAACCCACAAGGTAATCCCATCCTATTGACTCCACTGGATAGGTCTCCTACCCAGACACCAAGGCTATGGTCCTCTGATAGTTCTGGGAGGAGCAGAATTACTGCTTCTCTATCCCAGCATTGTTCTTCCCTGCACTCCTTGGTGTTTGTGGGCACAAGCCTTTGATAACATGGTGTAGAAACAGCCTCTCACAACAATGCCTACAAACTAGCAACAACtacagtaagaaaaaaaatggattatTTATTCTCTACTCATTCTATAGAAAACATCAAGACATTTACTGGATCAATTTACAAGGAGTCATTAAAGATCTTCCCCAAACTGGCAAGATATCAAGAGTAGGTTTCAGGTCTCTGAAGTGTAGAAACATTGGTGCTTACCACAAAGAGAAGTTTCACCTGCAGTGACCATCACAATACCATGCTTAGAACAATAAACATCAAGCACAAACACTTTCTGAGAGTCAATAGTTAGGGACAAAGCAAACAAACTGCACTTTTATTACAATCCACTTCCATCTCACTGGAATACCCACCTCTGAGTGATATGTAAAGCAGACTACAATATTGCTGTACTGAACTGCAGTCTTGCACGGTTTTAAATGAGAGCTACTCTTCAGGTACAGAAAATAGAAGTCTGGAAAGGAGACCGAGAGGTGGAGAGAGAAAGGCCATGTTCAGACTCCTGCTCTCTGGAGGCAGGGTGGAATAGCCTTATATACATTTGGCAACGTATAAAAAAACTGTGCAATGGCAGTTCTACTGCCAAAGTCAGCAACTCCCATGGGTGGCTGAACAAACACAGCAGACACAGGTtaatggaaaaaacccacacattTTATTGAATGCAAACAGTGGTTGGACAGTGCTGTTATTCAAAATGTTTGTTCAGTTTGAGACAGTTTCTAGTTCAGGAAATGGGGCTCGGTGCAGTAACGCTCAGAGCCAGACAGTACATTGCAATTACAAATTACACTGCGGCTTTCACTGACAGCAGTGAAAGAAACCCTACTGGAACAGGAGACATTCCTCAGTCTGCTGAATCCTCATCCACGCACTGAGACGCCTCCTCACCATGTGCTGCCCGTCCTTCTGACGGTCTCTATTTGTAAACATGCATTCTTTGGACTGCTTTGCTACTCTggttcccagcctggctgtccaGAAACCACACTGAGAAACAATTCGTTTtgggaaggggaagaagatttttttttaaaaagcttccaAACTCAGAAACAGAGTAGTATTTCAAACACTGCCAGTTTAATCTGGCTAAGGGAAAAGAAGACAAGACAGTTAACCAGTAAAATCCATCAGAGACAGAAAAGCTATAGCAGGTTAGCTTTTTCCAGCAACAGTAACAGATTCCCACTACTTTATGCCTCCACACTCTAACCCAGGTGAGGGAGCAGGCAGAGGAAAACATCCTGATAATGAGGTGTCACAAGATATAAAATAAAAGACAGAAGTGGTGCCCAGATGCAGGCTTCCACCTTCTCAAGTCAAATCATCGTTCTCGGCTCCATGGAACTGAAGAATGCTctcagcccttcccagcaccTGCCACCAGGCCCTTCTTGCTTCTTCCACCAGGCGGTGGTGGAGGGCTGATCTTTCTCCTCCAGAGTCTTGAGGGAACAGCGATTGTGCACTCACCTTGATGACAGCCCCCAGCCTGGAATATGCTGTGGCCAGGAAGCAGTGGCAGAAGAGGTCCTTTCTTGGTGGGTGTGCAGAGTGGAGCAGTGAATCCTACATGAGTGAAAAACTGTGCTGGCATAGTCTCCATTGGTAGCAGTCTGCCTTGTCAGGCAGAGGGGTAGGACGATTGCAGGCAGGGGAGGAGCACTGAGTGCGGGGGTCTCGAGGGAATGCCCCCTCCGAGCTCCTCAGCGCGCGGTTTTTGCGCGGACGGTGTGACACTTGATACACAGCACGTGCCCGTCCAGAGGAAAGCACCCATTCTCATCTGCCTCAATGGACAAGGGCTTCCCACAGTCCTAAACAGGAAAAGAGGAGGAAGCTCAGTGACAGCCAAGAACAGGGTGAAGGCATTCAAGGACATAAGACATGCCCCTACAGGGTCAGGATTGCTCACAGCccactgctctgtccctggtGGTGCTAATGGAAGATGCTGTTTAGAGGGGAGAGCAATTCCATCAAGTTCCCCTCCTATAAAACAGCCGATGTATTGGAGTGTTAGGGAATGCAACAACCCTGCACAGTCCCTGTATTCATTCCTGTGAATGTCTAATCTTTTTCTGAACATGCTTCAAAAACATTCCAGATTCCTTCAAAACTACTTCAGTGTTGGGTCAGCCTAGACAACAAAGGTGTCCAGTTGCTGGTGATGGGCACAGGAAACATGGGAGGAATGGGGCCACCAGGCTTACCTCACACTTGTAACATTTCATGTGGAAATTTTTCTCCAGTGCAACAACACGCACCGTCTCATCCTTTCCAGGCTCTGGCATAATAGGTTCACTACAGACTGAGCAGCGTGGAGCATACTTCCTGCAACACAGAACCATGGAGGAGACCATGACCACCATGGTGACATTCAAGGGAGGATTCTCAGTGCTGTTCAGTGGCATTAGCAGCAGAGGAATAATAAATGTTTAGGCGGAAAGACATCTTCACACTTTGTCGACTCATTTTTAACCTCATGTCTGACAGATGACATGGGCAACCCACCCCCACGCTGCAGCAAAGAGAAGCAGGTGGGAGGGAATCTGCCCTCTCTCACACACCACATGCACGTGCTCTCTCCATACCTGTGGTAGTCATCCACACAGTGAGGCTGGTTGGACTGGTCCACAATGAAAGAGGTCCCCTCCAGGGGGGTATGGCACATCACGCAGGTGAAGCACTGGGGATGGTATGAGTTACCAGTGGCCTTCAGCATCCGGTCTGTGATGGTCTGCTTGCAGACACTGCACTTCTCCAAGGTGCTCTGAGCCCAAAGAAAACAAGTAAGACATATGAATCCATCCCTGTGAGGCTACACCACAGAAAGCAAAGAtggaaggaggaagggaaatCAAGAGAGAACAACCACAGCGAGCTCAGTTCCCTCCAGCAGCTTTCACCCCAGTGACTCACAGCATAGCAGTCCTCGCAGAAGGGCTTCTCATCCACATTGTAGAactgctgcccctgcagctgcttctCACATTTGAAGCAGGTGAAGCATTCCACGTGGAAGAGGCGGTCCAGGGCCCTCACAGCTGGCTGGGTTCGTGACAGGGGCTTCCGGCAGAAGCCACAGAGCTCTGTCAATGGAAGAGGAAAGGGATCAGGAGATATAAAAACCCATCGCAGTCTTGATCCTACTGCTGTCCATTCAAAGCACACACCAGAAGTCGCAGCCTCTGCTGGGGGTGGATGCTCCATATCCTTCATTAGTCTCTGGGTCAACTTCTCCAGCTCTTCTACCTCCTTCATTGTCAGACAGGAATTCCCCCTAGGTGGGTCTGCACTGGAACCTATGGGTCTATGCTGCAGGAAGAGGAAACATTAAATCCCAAAAGACAGACTCCCTCCCACCTTGTCCCTAACTAACCTATTTCCCTAGCCTTTATAGGTCCTCTCTGTTCATCTCTAGGAACAATCTGCCATCCACTGTGCGTGATTCTTCCCACCTTCACATGTCCTACCGCTCTGCACTACAACCTCCATAGTTACATCTCTCCTTCAGAGGGGTAACAGCCTCCCACAGCCTGGGCAGATCCACCCTCATCCTCCCAGTTTCACTCCCAGTGTGCCTGCCCAAAGACACCagtcccagggctccttccctcACCGTGTCTCTTGCAGCAGCAGGCGGTTCTGTTGGGCGCGGCTTCTCCTGcacttggggtttttccctctgCTGGGCATAGGTGAAATTGGGGGGCTGTGGTCGAGAGGAGGGGCCTGAAGATGAAGGGGCTGTGAACTGAGTCTGAAGGGAGGTAGGGTATCTCGTAGAATTTGAAGGAGCCATTGGAACATTGTCACCTGATCTGGACACAGACTTAGGAGAGCCAGCAACAGGAGATGGGGTGAATTTAGGGGTAGGCTGAGCAGAAGGGAGAGAAGGGGGTGGAGGGACTGGTGCTTGGGGCTCCTTGCGttgctgtggggctgcccatggggctggggtggggttCAAATCCACCCCAGGGGGCTTGAAAGGTGAGCTTCCACTTGGCTTTGGTGtgaatttggaaggaaaggaaggaggagCATCTTTGGGTGCAGATGGTATTTCCACAGGGGCTTTTGGGGCCAATGGTTTCTCCAGAGAACCTGCAGATCCTGGAGTTATCTGtaaagagaagcagcagagagaaaacagGCAGGTATCAGCAAGGTGGAACAGAAAATATGCCATCTACAGCAGTGAATCAGCCAGCAGCTATCCCAGACCCAGAACACGAGGGGTTTCCACACTGACGTGTTTAGCAATACTGACAAGTTGCAAGATCCACATTTTCCAGTCCTTCACCAACACCTTCGTGCTATGGTTTAACCACATATTTTAATCTTCAGAAGCACCTTTCTCACTACCTCTGTTCAACAAACCAGGCACCTCCTCTTCTACCTGCAACACTCTGGACAGCTCACCCGGGATTTGAAGGGGTCATTCTTCTCCATGTCATCCAACATTACAGACAGTGACTCAATCTCAAGATCAATGCTGCTCATCTTGCCACGCACCTACACAGCCATCCGTGAGGAAAAAGGGAGCAGAGCATGTTACAGGACCAGCCACAGAAATGGGTGTATTACTTCTTTCCAATAGCATATTTTGATACTTTGGTACAGGTCTGCTCCTTGCTTTGCATGGATAAAAAGCTGGCAAGGACGAAGACGACACAGTCTCAAAGGTCTACAAACAGTGGGAAAATGCACAGCCCAAGGAAGCTCTCAGATTTAGGTGGGAAAAGACATCCGGACATCTGTAGCCCAACACTGCTCACAGCAAGGCTAATTTCCAAGCAACACCAGGCTGCTCAAGGCCTCACTCAGATGATTTCACAACTTTGCCAATGATGCAGGTTCCCCAGCCTTTCTAGGCACACGTGACAGCAATGAGCCACCCTTGGAGTGGAACAGGGTTTTCTTCTGTCCAAAGGGAACTTCCCTTGCCACTTCTGTCCATTGTCCCTTGTTGTGCCCGAGTAAGAAGAATCTGTCTTTTCTCCAGCCCTCCTTTAGGTATTGCAGACTCCAGTCAGacctctgccttggcagcctcTTCTTCTCCAACCCCAAAGGCTGCTCTGACCTTTCACTGGATTGCATCTCATTCAGTATTCCAGAGAGGTTAATACATGGAAGAGGCCAACTGAATGCAGTCCTCCAAGATGCAGCCCCACCAGCACAGAAGGGAGGAGTATTCACCATCCTTGTCCTTCTCTCCCAGGTGCAGCGCAGCGTGTGGCTGGCCTTCACTGCCACAGGGGAGCATTGCTGGCTTGCATTCAACTCTCTGTCCACAGGGAACCCCGGCCAGCTGACCCTAACCTGTGCTGGTCCACAGGCTGGCAGCATTTCCTGCTTTCCCAGGTTCTCAGGgcttcctgctgctgagctcagacAATAGCGAGAAGCTGTCCCACCTCACAGAGCATCATACACACACCACACTTCCTTGGACCTCACTCACCTGTGGGGCAGGAACCTTGCTCACAGGTCCTTCATCAAACAttggtggaggaggaggaggtggagaaggaggagaaggaaaagcttcATCTGGGGCTGGTGGAAAAGGCTCTTCAAAGGGTGGTGGGGGTGGTGGAAATGCACAGTTTGAGGAGAAGCTTGCATCCTCCCcaggtggaggaggaggtggcagcGGCAGGTCTGTGGGGAAGAATGAGAATAAAAGTGACTTCAGATCATTTCTTACTCCTAGCCAGGAGGGTTCTTGAAGGTATTGCAGCAAGCAGGACCATAGAATCACAAAGTAGTTTAGGATGGAAGAGATCTCAAAGAATACCTAGTTCTGCCCTCACTGCTATGGGCGAGGACACCACTCCTCAATCAGGATGCTCAGGGCCCCATCAAGTGTGagcttgaacacttccagaaatGGGGcatccacctctctgggcaacctgctccagtgcctcaccaccctctgagtaaagaatttcttcctgacatCTAATCTAAACCAGCCCTCTTTCAGTATAAAACCCTTGTCCTTTTACTATCTGTACACATAAAATCTCCATCTCCCTCTTTCTTATAATCCCCTTAAGATAGTAGAAGGACACAATAAGTTCTCCCCAGAGCATTCTCTTCTCTAGGCTGACAAACCTCAGCTCTCTCAGGCTGTCTTCCTAAAAGAGGTGCTCCCACCCTTGGATCAGCTTTGTGGTCTCCTCTGGATTCTCTCCAACAAGTCCACGTCTTTCTTGTGCTGAGGACCCCAGGGCTAGAAGCAGcattccaggtggggtctcacaagAGTGGAGCAGAGAGGCAGAATCCCTCTCCCATCTGCTGGTCACACCCTGTTTGATGCAGCTCAGGACTCCATCAGCCTTCTGGGCAGGGAGTGCACATTGGTTCCCCTGTACCAATGGGATCTCAGCACCCATCAAGGACAACTGAACTCCACAGGCTGTTTTTCACCTCGTCCAAAGGTGAAAATGATTTTCATAATCATTTAA contains:
- the ZYX gene encoding zyxin isoform X2 encodes the protein MEGPGGAEKMASPGAPGTRMTSTVSINISTPSFYNPQKKFAPVVAPKPKVNPFKAGSVSESSLPPPPGPGAQRAQMGKVGEIPLPPVSMLAEDLPLPPPPPPGEDASFSSNCAFPPPPPPFEEPFPPAPDEAFPSPPSPPPPPPPMFDEGPVSKVPAPQVRGKMSSIDLEIESLSVMLDDMEKNDPFKSRITPGSAGSLEKPLAPKAPVEIPSAPKDAPPSFPSKFTPKPSGSSPFKPPGVDLNPTPAPWAAPQQRKEPQAPVPPPPSLPSAQPTPKFTPSPVAGSPKSVSRSGDNVPMAPSNSTRYPTSLQTQFTAPSSSGPSSRPQPPNFTYAQQREKPQVQEKPRPTEPPAAARDTHRPIGSSADPPRGNSCLTMKEVEELEKLTQRLMKDMEHPPPAEAATSELCGFCRKPLSRTQPAVRALDRLFHVECFTCFKCEKQLQGQQFYNVDEKPFCEDCYASTLEKCSVCKQTITDRMLKATGNSYHPQCFTCVMCHTPLEGTSFIVDQSNQPHCVDDYHRKYAPRCSVCSEPIMPEPGKDETVRVVALEKNFHMKCYKCEDCGKPLSIEADENGCFPLDGHVLCIKCHTVRAKTAR
- the ZYX gene encoding zyxin isoform X4 → MEGPGGKGAEKMASPGAPGTRMTSTVSINISTPSFYNPQKKFAPVVAPKPKVNPFKAGSVSESSLPPPPGPGAQRAQMGKVGEIPLPPVSMLAEDLPLPPPPPPGEDASFSSNCAFPPPPPPFEEPFPPAPDEAFPSPPSPPPPPPPMFDEGPVSKVPAPQITPGSAGSLEKPLAPKAPVEIPSAPKDAPPSFPSKFTPKPSGSSPFKPPGVDLNPTPAPWAAPQQRKEPQAPVPPPPSLPSAQPTPKFTPSPVAGSPKSVSRSGDNVPMAPSNSTRYPTSLQTQFTAPSSSGPSSRPQPPNFTYAQQREKPQVQEKPRPTEPPAAARDTHRPIGSSADPPRGNSCLTMKEVEELEKLTQRLMKDMEHPPPAEAATSELCGFCRKPLSRTQPAVRALDRLFHVECFTCFKCEKQLQGQQFYNVDEKPFCEDCYASTLEKCSVCKQTITDRMLKATGNSYHPQCFTCVMCHTPLEGTSFIVDQSNQPHCVDDYHRKYAPRCSVCSEPIMPEPGKDETVRVVALEKNFHMKCYKCEDCGKPLSIEADENGCFPLDGHVLCIKCHTVRAKTAR
- the ZYX gene encoding zyxin isoform X1; translation: MEGPGGKGAEKMASPGAPGTRMTSTVSINISTPSFYNPQKKFAPVVAPKPKVNPFKAGSVSESSLPPPPGPGAQRAQMGKVGEIPLPPVSMLAEDLPLPPPPPPGEDASFSSNCAFPPPPPPFEEPFPPAPDEAFPSPPSPPPPPPPMFDEGPVSKVPAPQVRGKMSSIDLEIESLSVMLDDMEKNDPFKSRITPGSAGSLEKPLAPKAPVEIPSAPKDAPPSFPSKFTPKPSGSSPFKPPGVDLNPTPAPWAAPQQRKEPQAPVPPPPSLPSAQPTPKFTPSPVAGSPKSVSRSGDNVPMAPSNSTRYPTSLQTQFTAPSSSGPSSRPQPPNFTYAQQREKPQVQEKPRPTEPPAAARDTHRPIGSSADPPRGNSCLTMKEVEELEKLTQRLMKDMEHPPPAEAATSELCGFCRKPLSRTQPAVRALDRLFHVECFTCFKCEKQLQGQQFYNVDEKPFCEDCYASTLEKCSVCKQTITDRMLKATGNSYHPQCFTCVMCHTPLEGTSFIVDQSNQPHCVDDYHRKYAPRCSVCSEPIMPEPGKDETVRVVALEKNFHMKCYKCEDCGKPLSIEADENGCFPLDGHVLCIKCHTVRAKTAR
- the ZYX gene encoding zyxin isoform X3 — encoded protein: MFALISGRSGQRESDALTAGSGGEEASRDADSPEPPHSFPKSSSATRSEIAARGQLQGAEKMASPGAPGTRMTSTVSINISTPSFYNPQKKFAPVVAPKPKVNPFKAGSVSESSLPPPPGPGAQRAQMGKVGEIPLPPVSMLAEDLPLPPPPPPGEDASFSSNCAFPPPPPPFEEPFPPAPDEAFPSPPSPPPPPPPMFDEGPVSKVPAPQVRGKMSSIDLEIESLSVMLDDMEKNDPFKSRITPGSAGSLEKPLAPKAPVEIPSAPKDAPPSFPSKFTPKPSGSSPFKPPGVDLNPTPAPWAAPQQRKEPQAPVPPPPSLPSAQPTPKFTPSPVAGSPKSVSRSGDNVPMAPSNSTRYPTSLQTQFTAPSSSGPSSRPQPPNFTYAQQREKPQVQEKPRPTEPPAAARDTHRPIGSSADPPRGNSCLTMKEVEELEKLTQRLMKDMEHPPPAEAATSELCGFCRKPLSRTQPAVRALDRLFHVECFTCFKCEKQLQGQQFYNVDEKPFCEDCYASTLEKCSVCKQTITDRMLKATGNSYHPQCFTCVMCHTPLEGTSFIVDQSNQPHCVDDYHRKYAPRCSVCSEPIMPEPGKDETVRVVALEKNFHMKCYKCEDCGKPLSIEADENGCFPLDGHVLCIKCHTVRAKTAR
- the ZYX gene encoding zyxin isoform X5; the encoded protein is MASPGAPGTRMTSTVSINISTPSFYNPQKKFAPVVAPKPKVNPFKAGSVSESSLPPPPGPGAQRAQMGKVGEIPLPPVSMLAEDLPLPPPPPPGEDASFSSNCAFPPPPPPFEEPFPPAPDEAFPSPPSPPPPPPPMFDEGPVSKVPAPQVRGKMSSIDLEIESLSVMLDDMEKNDPFKSRITPGSAGSLEKPLAPKAPVEIPSAPKDAPPSFPSKFTPKPSGSSPFKPPGVDLNPTPAPWAAPQQRKEPQAPVPPPPSLPSAQPTPKFTPSPVAGSPKSVSRSGDNVPMAPSNSTRYPTSLQTQFTAPSSSGPSSRPQPPNFTYAQQREKPQVQEKPRPTEPPAAARDTHRPIGSSADPPRGNSCLTMKEVEELEKLTQRLMKDMEHPPPAEAATSELCGFCRKPLSRTQPAVRALDRLFHVECFTCFKCEKQLQGQQFYNVDEKPFCEDCYASTLEKCSVCKQTITDRMLKATGNSYHPQCFTCVMCHTPLEGTSFIVDQSNQPHCVDDYHRKYAPRCSVCSEPIMPEPGKDETVRVVALEKNFHMKCYKCEDCGKPLSIEADENGCFPLDGHVLCIKCHTVRAKTAR